The following coding sequences lie in one Arachis ipaensis cultivar K30076 chromosome B05, Araip1.1, whole genome shotgun sequence genomic window:
- the LOC110262906 gene encoding uncharacterized protein LOC110262906 — protein MRHRCHYSSLEVDLVANAATKESEEKRGREAPLRLVTSAEAFMVAAAVRAATRGSHCCRQVVTTVKSVMERNATVVKEPVTAAKLTESHSTCCTLPCSISVVLSVSSELLQVVIVVAGNRFVAAGTTIGAPVQLMPLPGSLRYKPPLMELLCLVICASCDNEVRRLSLKLRTIVILYL, from the exons ATGCGTCATCGTTGCCACTATTCGTCGCTGGAAGTGGATCTCGTCGCTAATGCTGCCACCAAGGAGTCCGAAGAGAAACGCGGCAGAGAAGCTCCGTTGAGGCTAGTCACCAGCGCTGAAGCCTTCATGGTCGCTGCTGCCGTCCGAGCCGCCACCAGAGGAAGCCACTGCTGCCGACAAGTTGTCACCACTGTTAAGTCTGTCATGGAAAGAAATGCGACCGTGGTAAAAGAACCTGTCACTGCGGCTAAGCTCACCGAAAGCCATAGTACCTGTTGCACCTTGCCTTGCTCTATCTCGGTTGTCCTCTCTGTTAGCTCAGAATTGCTGcaagttgttattgttgttgctgGGAACCGTTTTGTGGCTGCTGGAACCACCATCGGAGCTCCTGTTCAGTTAATGCCGCTGCCTGGGTCGCTGCGGTACAAGCCGCCGTTGATGGAGCTGCTCTGTTTAGTGATTTGCGCAAGTTGCGACAATGAG gttcgaagactcagtttgaagctgcggacgATTGTTATACTATATTTATAA